TGCTGCCGGGCAAGGACGGCCTGGTGCACATCTCGAAGCTGGGCAACGGGAAGCGGATCGGCAAGGTCGAGGACGTGGTGAACGTCGGCGACAAGCTCCGGGTGGAGATCGCCGATATCGACAGCCGCGGCAAGATCAGCCTCACCGTCGTGAACGACGAGGAGGACAAGCCGGCCGAGGCCGGCACCCCCGACACGGCCGACGCCGCCCAGTAACCCAGCTCGGACACCTGCGGTGAGTGGCCCGTTCCCTGCGAAAAGCGCAGTGAACGGGCCGCTCACTGCGGTCGGTTAGGAACCTATGGCGCGACAGATCGCGGGGCACGAGCAGCCCGTGGGCAGTACCCGCACCCTGGAGTCCTCCGCGGACGGTTCGCTGGTGAAGCGCACGGTGCTGCCGGGCGGGCTGCGGGTGATCACCGAACGGATACCGGGCTCGAGTTCGGCGACCGTCGGCCTGTGGGTCGGGGTCGGCTCCCGGGACGAGCAGCCCGCCGTCGCCGGTGCCGCGCACTACCTGGAACACCTGCTGTTCAAGGGGACCGGCAGGCGGGACGCCACCCGGATCGCCGAGGAGATCGACGCGGTCGGCGGCGAGTTCAACGCGTTCACCGCCAAGGAGCACACCTGTTACTACGCGCAGGTGCTGGACGAGGACCTGCCGCTGGCCGTGGACCTGGTGACCGACGTGGTGTTCGACGCGCTCTGCGCGGACTCCGATGTGGACACCGAGCGCAGCGTGGTGCTCGAGGAGATCGCGATGCGCGACGACGACCCCGAGGACCTGCTGCACGAGACCTTCGTGCACGCCGTGCTCGGCGAGCACCCGCTCGCCAGGCCGGTGCTCGGCACCGAGTCCTCGATCACCGGGATGTCGGCGAGCGCGCTGCGTTCCTTCTACCGGCGCCGCTACACCCTGCCGCGGATGGTGCTGGCGGTAGCCGGAAATCTCGAGCACACCGCGGTGCTTCGCCTGGTACGGAAGGCACTGCGCGACAGACTGTCCGGTTCGGACGGACCACGGGCGCCGCGTGCCGGGAAGGCCCGGATTCCCGCGGCGCGCAAGCTGGCGCTGCGCACCGACGACACCGAGCAGGCGCATGTCATGCTCGGCCTGCGGGCGTTGTCCCGGCACGACGAGCGCCGGTTCACCCTGTCGGTACTGAACGCGGCACTCGGCGGCGGGATGAGCTCGCGGCTGTTCCAGGAGGTGCGGGAACGGCGCGGACTCGCCTACCAGGTGTACTCCTCGGTGGCCAGTTACGCCGATGCCGGGCACCTCTCGGTGTACGCTGGCTGCCAGCCGGAGCGGCTCGGCGAGGTCGCCGGGCTGCTGGGGGAGCTGCTCGGCAAGGTCGCCGAGGACGGTCTGACCGACACCGAGGTGGCGCGGGCGAAGGGGCAGCTGCGCGGCAGCCTGGTGCTCGGCCTTGAGGACACCGCCTCCCGGATGTCCCGGATCGGCAAGAACGAGCTGAACTACGGCGAGTATCTCGGGGTGCGCGACACCATCGCCCGGATCGACGCGGTGACCACGGCGGAGGTCGCCCGGCTCGCGCGCACCCTGCTGCGCAGGCCCGGTGGTATCGCCGCCGCCGCGGTAGTGGGCCCGTACGCTCACGAGGAGGACCTGCCCGACGAACTGCACAGCGTGATCACCTAGCGGACAAGGGAGTGACAGGATGAACCAGCCGGCGCCACGGGGTGCGGACAACCCGATCCGGGTCGGCGTGCTCGGGGCGCGCGGCCGGATGGGTGCCCAGGTGTGCAAGGCCGTCGAGGACGCACCGGACACCCGGCTGGTGGCCGCGGTGGACGCGGACGACCGGATGGCCGACCTCACCGACGCGGGTGCGGAGGTCGTCGTCGACTTCACCCACCCGGACGTGGTGCTGGACAACCTGCGTTTCCTGCTGGAGCACGGGATTCACGCTGTGGTCGGCACCACCGGCTTCGACCAGGCCAAGCTGGACACCGTGCGGGGCTGGCTGGGCGAACGCCCCGAGCTCGGCGTGCTGATCGCGCCCAACTTCGCCCTCGGTGCGGTGCTCGCCATGCGCTTCGCGCAGCAGGCCGCCCGGTTCTACTCCTCGGCCGAGGTCATCGAGCTGCACCACAACCGCAAGGCGGACGCCCCCTCCGGCACCGCCGCGCATACCGCGCGGGTGATCGCGCAGGCCCGGGCGGAAGCCGGCCTGCCAGCGGGCGCGGACGCCACCACCTCCGAGCTGGCCGGTGCCCGCGGGGCCCGGGTGGACGAGGTGCCGGTGCACTCGGTGCGCCTTCCCGG
The sequence above is drawn from the Amycolatopsis aidingensis genome and encodes:
- the dapB gene encoding 4-hydroxy-tetrahydrodipicolinate reductase, whose amino-acid sequence is MNQPAPRGADNPIRVGVLGARGRMGAQVCKAVEDAPDTRLVAAVDADDRMADLTDAGAEVVVDFTHPDVVLDNLRFLLEHGIHAVVGTTGFDQAKLDTVRGWLGERPELGVLIAPNFALGAVLAMRFAQQAARFYSSAEVIELHHNRKADAPSGTAAHTARVIAQARAEAGLPAGADATTSELAGARGARVDEVPVHSVRLPGLVAHEEILFGGEGETLTIRHDSLDRTSFMPGVLVAVRSIPGKLGLTVGLDNILDL
- a CDS encoding M16 family metallopeptidase, which gives rise to MARQIAGHEQPVGSTRTLESSADGSLVKRTVLPGGLRVITERIPGSSSATVGLWVGVGSRDEQPAVAGAAHYLEHLLFKGTGRRDATRIAEEIDAVGGEFNAFTAKEHTCYYAQVLDEDLPLAVDLVTDVVFDALCADSDVDTERSVVLEEIAMRDDDPEDLLHETFVHAVLGEHPLARPVLGTESSITGMSASALRSFYRRRYTLPRMVLAVAGNLEHTAVLRLVRKALRDRLSGSDGPRAPRAGKARIPAARKLALRTDDTEQAHVMLGLRALSRHDERRFTLSVLNAALGGGMSSRLFQEVRERRGLAYQVYSSVASYADAGHLSVYAGCQPERLGEVAGLLGELLGKVAEDGLTDTEVARAKGQLRGSLVLGLEDTASRMSRIGKNELNYGEYLGVRDTIARIDAVTTAEVARLARTLLRRPGGIAAAAVVGPYAHEEDLPDELHSVIT